A single region of the Cynocephalus volans isolate mCynVol1 chromosome 12, mCynVol1.pri, whole genome shotgun sequence genome encodes:
- the LOC134360345 gene encoding small integral membrane protein 11-like codes for MNWKFLEHTSLLLHILAAKTLILCPAFAGVKIYQRKNLEAKQQKLEAQKKK; via the coding sequence ATGAACTGGAAGTTTCTGGAACACACGTCCCTGTTGCTGCATATCTTGGCAGCAAAAACATTAATTCTCTGCCCAGCATTTGCTGGAGTGAAAATATACCAAAGGAAAAACTTAGAAGCAAAACAGCAAAAACTAGAGGCCCAAAAGAAGAAGTAA